One genomic window of Acidimicrobiales bacterium includes the following:
- a CDS encoding signal peptidase I — MRRLPGALLVTGLVLVIGVFGSLLGARLLGYEPLVVRSGSMEGAIPTGSLVLVNDEPADDVAVGDVAVVDPAGAGAPRLHRVVERFDEHGQILVRTKGDANRTADADLVALPPEVPTPALVVPVLGYVVAAVSSRAGMLAAATVIVAILGASALWAMWRPAGAPA, encoded by the coding sequence GTGCGCCGCCTCCCCGGAGCGCTGCTGGTGACCGGCCTCGTGCTGGTGATCGGCGTCTTCGGGAGCCTGCTCGGCGCCCGCCTCCTCGGCTACGAGCCGCTGGTGGTGCGGAGCGGCTCGATGGAGGGGGCCATCCCCACCGGCAGCCTCGTCCTCGTGAACGACGAGCCCGCCGACGACGTCGCCGTCGGCGATGTGGCCGTGGTCGATCCCGCCGGCGCCGGCGCCCCCCGCCTCCATCGCGTGGTCGAGCGCTTCGACGAGCACGGGCAGATCCTGGTGCGCACCAAGGGCGACGCCAACCGCACCGCCGACGCCGACCTCGTCGCCCTGCCGCCCGAGGTCCCCACGCCCGCCCTCGTGGTCCCGGTCCTCGGCTACGTCGTGGCCGCGGTGTCGTCCCGGGCGGGCATGCTCGCGGCCGCCACGGTCATCGTGGCCATCCTCGGCGCCTCGGCCCTCTGGGCGATGTGGCGTCCCGCCGGCGCCCCCGCCTGA